From Cricetulus griseus strain 17A/GY chromosome 1 unlocalized genomic scaffold, alternate assembly CriGri-PICRH-1.0 chr1_0, whole genome shotgun sequence, a single genomic window includes:
- the CUNH6orf226 gene encoding uncharacterized protein C6orf226 homolog yields the protein MVAPTPPGSTRGRVPGADWWRDMELRGRAGSPSGALASPEPAQASVTLAQLLQLVQKGQELPGIEKPHITVIPGEPTASLLPRRPKPWEDAGSAASSHTTALDACAPSPTVEEPACSAQHGGGPAGS from the coding sequence ATGGTTGCTCCCACACCGCCCGGAAGTACTCGTGGTCGGGTCCCGGGAGCGGACTGGTGGCGGGACATGGAGCTGCGGGGTCGTGCCGGCAGTCCAAGCGGAGCACTGGCGTCCCCGGAACCGGCTCAGGCCTCGGTGACCCTGGCGCAGCTGCTGCAGCTTGTCCAGAAGGGCCAGGAGCTCCCGGGTATAGAGAAACCTCACATCACCGTGATCCCCGGCGAACCCACGGCGTCGCTGCTCCCCCGGAGGCCCAAGCCCTGGGAGGACGCGGGCTCAGCCGCATCATCCCACACCACCGCCCTAGACGCGTGCGCGCCATCCCCGACCGTCGAGGAGCCGGCCTGCTCAGCCCAGCACGGCGGAGGCCCAGCGGGTTCCTGA
- the Rpl7l1 gene encoding 60S ribosomal protein L7-like 1: MAEEGERKKIPLVPENLLKKRKAYQALKATQAKQALLAKRERKSKEVRFKRLESFVRDSWRQRRDDVRVRRLEVKPHALEVPDKHPLAFVIRLERTEGVSLLVKKTIAKLRLKKLFSGVFVLVTPQSVKLLRTVEPYVTWGFPNLKSVRELILKRGQAKINNKTVPLTDNTVIEEHLGRFGVICLEDLIHEIAFPGEHFQKISSFLCPFQLSVARHATKNRVGFLKEMGSPGYRGVRINQLIRQLN; the protein is encoded by the exons ATGGCGGAAGAAGG ggaaagaaaaaagatcccTTTGGTTCCAGAAAATCTCCTGAAAAAGAGGAAGGCTTATCAGGCTCTCAAAGCCACCCAAGCAAAGCAGGCACTTTTGGCAAAGAGGGAG AGGAAATCAAAAGAAGTCAGGTTTAAACGACTGGAATCATTTGTACGTGATTCCTGGCGGCAGCGGCGTGACGATGTGCGGGTCCGGCGACTAGAAGTGAAGCCTCATGCGTTGGAAGTACCTGATAAACACCCCTTGGCCTTTGTTATACGCCTGGAAAG GACAGAAGGAGTCAGTTTATTGGTAAAGAAGACAATAGCAAAACTTCGCCTGAAGAAATTGTTCAGTGGTGTCTTTGTCCTTGTCACCCCTCAAAGTGTGAAGCTGCTGCGCACAGTGGAGCCTTATGTGACATGGGG ATTTCCAAATCTGAAGTCTGTTCGGGAGCTCATCTTGAAACGAGGCCAGGCAAAGATTAACAATAAGACTGTCCCTCTGACAGACAACACAGTGATTGAGGAGCACCTGG GGAGATTTGGTGTCATTTGCCTGGAAGACCTCATCCATGAAATTGCCTTCCCAGGGGAGCATTTCCAGAAGATCTCTTCATTCTTGTGCCCTTTCCAGCTCTCTGTGGCCCGTCATGCCACCAAGAATAGAGTGGGCTTCCTCAAGGAGATGGGCTCTCCTGGCTACCGGGGTGTACGCATCAATCAGCTCATCCGCCAGCTGAACTAG